The region ggtgtcGGGGGGGGTCagtggctggggttggggggaagtCGGTGGTTGGGGGTGGGATTGGGGGAGTCCGGAGACAGGATAGGGGCATTGGGGAGAGTCCAGGGGCAGGATCGGTGGAGAAGTGGCCATTGGGAGGCTTTGGGTGGCccagggcggggccgggggcaggaTCAGGGGGAGTCTGTGGCCAGGGGAGGGATTGGGGGGAGTCCAGTGTTGAGATTGGGGCATTGGGGAATTCCAGGGGTGGgattgggctggggtggggcggggcaggggggttggtggCCAGGGGCAGGATAGGGGAGATTCGAAGGGCGGGATTGGGGAGAGTCCAGGAGCAGGATTGGGGGATCAGTGGCTGGACGGCTCCGGGAGACCTGGGGGGCGTACGGGGTCTGTGACCCCatctggccccgcccccagcgcgGCAGTGGAAAGTGCCGGCGCGGCACGAGCCGAGGCCCAATCCAAGGCGGAGGCGGCGCGGATCGCGGGCGAGGCGGCTGTGGAACAGGCCAAGCTGAAGGCGGAGGCAGCCGCCATTGAGACGGTGAGTagatggggctggtgggggaccctggggagggggcgtggcccaggggagtgggggggacccTGGGGAGGGGCGTGggacagggcagtggggggggctctggggaggggcgtGGCCCGGTAGGAAGGCCCCCgggggagcagtggagctgccCCCCTAATCCCGCCCCCCTGCGGCACAGGAGTCGGAGCTGGCACGGCTGGGCCAGGCGCGGGAGCAGGAGCTGCGCTTCGCCCGGGCGCAGGGCGAGCAGGAGGCGGCGCGGGCGCAGCTCTTGGCCGAGGTGGAGGTGCAGAAGTTCCAGCGGGTGACGGAAGCCATCGGGCCCGAGACCCTGCGGGACATTGCGCTGGCTGGGCCGGAGCTGCAGgtgggcaggggcggggcttAGAGCATGTGGGGGCGGGGCTTGCTGTAGGGATGGTGTTGGCAGGGCGGGGCTTAGAGCATGTGGGGGCGGGGCTTGCTGTAGGGATGGTGTTGGCAGGGCGGGGCTTAGAGCAtgtgggggacagggagggtggGGCTTGTTGGAGggatggagtgggtgggggagaggccggagaggtctgggggtggggcccgggggggtgggggaggggctggggtggcTCCCACTCAGTCACTCACTCACCACCTTCCCGCTCCCCCCAGGTGAAGCTGCTGAAGGGCCTGGGCCTCCAGTCGGCCCTCATCACGGATGGCTCCTCCCCCATCAACCTCTTCTCCACGGCGGGGGGGCTGCTGGGCATCCTGCCCAGGCCCCCTCCAGGGCCCCATGCCtgagggccctgccccccactgggCCTTACACTCTGCAATAAAGATGGCAGCCGACGTGGTGCGGCGTGGCTCACTGGGGCGGGCTCAGACCTCGGCGGGCACTGTGATGTCATACTCCCCCCGAATGGCtccccaggccagccccctggcaccagcccctcctgctggaCCCCGCCCAGAATGGCTCCCTgggccagccccccagcaccagcccccGTCATCCCGTGGCGCAGCCCCCTTAGTGAGCACCAAAGAAGGTGGAAGTTAACCCGTCCTGCAGGGGAGCAGTAGAGTCCTGGCCTTGATGTACCAGAGCGTCTCCCCTGGGAGCCCAGCCAGAGACAGCGCCCCCCAGTCCTACCCCACCCCAGACTACCTCCCCCCGCTCCCGACCcacagaacctgcccccccagctctgccggtgccccctgctcctgacccacagcccctgcccccccccccgctccaccGGTGACCCCCTTCTCCCAACCTGCACTATCCTGCCCCTGCACCTCCTAGCTCTGCCCCAGCAGTGGTTCAGGAGGGGCTATGGGGGTCACACTCAGCCCCATGGCAGAGGCTTGGGGGGAGGGTTTGctccctctctgtcccccacATTGGTCTTTTTGCTCCCCAGCagatcccctcccccaactcctgcACCACACCCTGCTTGGATCCGTCCTGCTGCCCCTGCTCTTCTTCCTCTACCAGATCTTCAGCACGATGTAGGTGGCtcccccggacgcctgggtccccttcccgggcctccccccactcctccagaGCACTGCAGGGCCCTAGCCCGGATACCTGGGTCCCCTTCCCGGGGCTCCCCCCACTCCCGTGGAGCACTGCAGTGACCCCTCCTTGTTCTCTCTTAGGGGCTGTGGGACGTCGGGATTCAGCTGTGCCCCCCAATAAGATGCATCATCATGGCATCCCAATGCCTGGTACCATGGGGGGGTGCAGTTAACAGTCACCCGCAGGTGCTGGATGGGGGGGGAATAATCACCcagaggtgctggctggggggtggTTTGGGAGCAATAATCACCcagaggtgctggctggggggtggTTTGGGAGCAATAATCACCCAGAGGTGCTGGccagggggtggttaggggcaatAATCACCCAGAGGCGCTGGCCAGGGGGCAGTTTGGAGGCAATAATCCCCGAGGTGCTGGCTGGCGGTTTGGAGACAATAATCACCCAGAGGCGCTGGCTGGGGGGCGGTTTGGGGGCAATAATCACCCAGAGGCGCTGGCTGGGGGGCGGTTTGGGGGCAATAATCACCCAGAGGCGCTGGCTAGGGGGCGGTTTGGGGGCAATAATCACCCAGAGGCGCTGGCTGGGGGGCTGTTTGGAGGGGACGGTTTGGGGGCAATAATTGCCCAGAGGTGCTGGCTAGGGGGCAGTTTGGAGGGGGCGGTTTGGGGGCAATAATCGCCcagaggtgctggctggggggtggTTTGGAGGCAATAGTCACCCAGAGGCGCTGGTTGGGGGGCGGTTTGGGGGCAGTAATCACCCAGaggcgctggctggggggcagtTTGGAGGGGGCAGTTTGAGGGCAATAATCGCCCAGAGGCGCTGGCTGGGgggcggtttgcagggtggtttggagGCAATAGTCACCCAGAGGCGCTGGCTGGGGGGCGGTTTGGGGGCAATAATCACCCAGaggcgctggctgggggggcgGTTTGGAGGCAATAATCACCcagaggtgctggctggggggcggTTTGGAGGGGGCGGTTTGGGGGCAATAATCACCCAGAGGCGGCGGCGCTGGCATTAGATGAAGTCTCCTTTAATCCTTTGCAGCCCCCAGGTTATAACCCCCCCCATTTATATCCTGCCCCAGTGAGGGGTTGGGGGCGGGGTCAGTTCTCCACCCGCTGCCTGGTTATTGCTACAGTGGGGGGCAGCGTGGGGGGTCCCCAAGTCCACCCAAACCCTGTCGGCTGGTGGAGtctgcctccccccccatcctctgggcagcccctgAGATTCCCAGGGGTCCCCCAATCTCCAGGCCAAGCCCCTGCCTCCCAGCACAATCACCCCCCAATTTGCACCTCATCCCCCATGACTGGGGGGTGTCTGAGCCGAGCACTGCCCAGAGGGGTCACCCTGGGCGGTACTGGgggccccactccctcctgctgcagcccctggagaaTTCCCGGGGGCtccccaataaataaataaaaagattgaaGCTGCGGCTGTGGGCGCGGGCAGGGGGTGTCAGATCACCCTGTGCCCACCACGGGGGAAGGGGTGAGGCCAGTGCCTTGTCGCTCTGCCCCTCATGCAGTGCTCACCCCTCCCAGCTGTGCCCGTTGCACCAGGCAGGCGGGAGGGTCTCAGGCCagcgagcccccccccccaccagccgcCCTTGGTGCAGAGCAGGGAGGCTTGGAGGTTTCCGTCCAGTGCCTGCCCCTGGGGCAGTGCCCATGGCaccgggggggggtgtctcagtCCAATGCCTGCCCCCGGGGCCATGCCCGTTgcacagggtgggggctcagtccAGCATCCGCCCCCCAGGGCTGTGCCTGtcggcagggcaggggctcactCCGGTGCCTGCTCCAGGGGCAGTGCCCATGGCACGgggggtctcagtccagtgcctgacCCAGGGGCAGTGCCCATGGCACAGgggggtctcagtccagtgcctgccccagggcagtgcccaTGGCACAGgggggtctcagtccagtgcctgcCCCGGGGCAGTGCCCATGGCACGgggggtctcagtccagtgcctgacCCAGGGGCAGTGCCCATGGCACGgggggtctcagtccagtgcctgcCCCGGGGCAGTGCCCATGGCACGgggagtctcagtccagtgcctgacCCAGGGGCAGTGCCCATGGCACGgggagtctcagtccagtgcctgtCCCGGGGCAGTGCCCATGGCACGgggagtctcagtccagtgcctgacCCAGGGGCAGTGCCCATGGCACGGGgggggtctcagtccagtgcctgtCCCGGGGCAGTGCCCATGGCACGGGGGGGGTCTCAGTCCAGCGCCCGccccccccgggccgtgcccgtcggcagggcaggggctcagtcCAGTGCCCGCCCCCCGGGGCCGTGCCCATTGCGCAGGGCGGCAGCGGTGGTGTCCTTGGGCCGGGCCCGGCGGAAGAGGCGGGCGGCCCCACGGCAGATGAGGCCGAACCAGTAGAgctggggggccaggagcagggcggCGCCCAGGTTGCAGGCGGGCGGCAAGGCGAGGGGCACGCGGTGCAGGGGCAGCCCGGCGTGGCGCCCGTAGGCCCAATACATGTAGGGGAAGAGCAGGATGCGGCAGCAGAAGAAGGTCACCAGCATGAGGAGCCCGTTCACCTTGTGCAGCAGGGTGTGCTGCCGCTTGTACTGCGGGAGACAGAGCAGtgagggacccaggcgtccgggcaccccgcccctcccccggccGGCAACGGAACCCAGACGTCCgggttcccctgcccccagctgggaACGGAACCCAGATGTCCGGGCAGCCCTGCcttggaacagaacccaggtgtccgggttcccctgcccccagccgggAACGGAACCCAGACGTCCgggttcccctgcccccagccgggaacggaacccaggcgtccaggcagccctgcctgggaacggaacccaggcatccgggcacCCCCAGCCAGGAACGGAACCCAGGCGTCTGGGCGCCCCCTGCCTCCAGTCGGGAACGGAACCCAGACGTCCgggttcccctgcccccagccgggaacggaacccaggtgtccaggcagccctgcctgggaacggaacccaggcatccgggcacccccggccaggaacggaacccaggcgtctgggcgccccctgcccccagccgggAACGGAACCCAGGCAGCCGGGCACCCCCGGCCAGGAACGGAACCCAGGCGTCTGGGCGCCCCCTGCCTCCAGTCGGGAACGGAACCCAGACGTCCgggttcccctgcccccagccgggaacggaacccaggtgtccaggcagccctgcctgggaacggaacccaggcatccgggcacccccggccaggaacggaacccaggcgtctgggcgccccctgcccccagccgggaacggaacccaggcgtccaggcagccctgcctgggaacggaaaagacggttactcacctttgtaactgttgttcttcaagatgtgttgttcatatccattccagttaggtgtgtgcgccgcgcgtgcagattcgtcggaaaacttttaccctagcaactcagtgggctggcaggtcgccccctagagtggcgccattatggcgcttgatatatacccctgccgacccacccgctcctcagttccttcttgccggctactccgacagtggggaaggagggcgggtgtggaatggatgtgagcaacacatctcgaagaacaacagttacaaaggtgagtaaccgtcttttcttcttcgagtgattgctcatatccattccagttaggtgaatcccaagccatacctaggtggtggggtcggagtgaaatgtggcagaatgaaaactgccgagccagaggctacagcatctcttgactgttgaaccagggcatactgcgaagcaaaggtaaggaccgaggaccaatggagctgcgtgACAGagctcgtgggtaggaacacgagccagcaaggcggcagatgaagcccgagtcctggtagaatgcacggtgatgtggcttggggaaatatgagccaaatcataacaagtgcggatgtacgccatcacccaagatgagatcctctgagaggaaaacaagcaagccctccctttggcccgctaccgtgacagagctggggcaccttacgacatggttctgtcagcgcaatataaatgcgagcactccacagatatccaaggagtgcaatggttgtgcccattgcgttgagctgtgggtaacatgaaaggccgaaaccaccttagggaggaaagccgggtgcagtcataactgcaccttgtctttgtgaaacctagtgtacagcggaacccccgtaagagctctgagctcggagacccgtctggccgatgtaacagctacgaggaaagttgtcgtccaagacaggtatagcagagggccagtcgtgaacggctcgactgggggagacataagtctggttaaaactaggttgaggtcccaggccggggctgggcggcgcacccgagggtgcaagcgctccaagcccttgagggacctcgaacccatagagcgtgagaacacggaacatccaccttagcctggctggaaggtagagatggctgctgagtgtatcctcagcgatgataccgccaggtcctgccgctgaaggccagaggcaggccaaatagaggggatcgagacatcagcaggagcaagatcgagcgtattgcagctgtagaagaaacgcttccacctggcccagtacgttgaccaggtggaaggcttcctgtcaccccggctcagttacgcagcagccacaccgtgaggcgaagaggctgcaggtctgagtgacgaagcctgtcgttgccctgagtgatgaggtctgggtggggtggcagggtaattgggttggttattgacaggccgagcaacgtggtatatcagtgctgcctggaccactctggagtgatcatgatgatgcgcgctctgcccctgcggagtttgagcaggacctaatgaaccagtgggaacagtgggaaggcataatggagttggcctttccacggcatcaggaatgcgtccaagatcgatcccgaggagagaccttggaaggagcagaacatctggcattttctgctctcgcggtgagcgaacaggtctatgtgaggaaacatctccacttctggaaagcagaacgcctcacatggggcagagtgatcacttgTAAGACAgtaaagacctgctgagtcaaagtgcCAGAccttccgaacgcctgggagaaaggacgtcaccagctccatcgagtgggccatgcaaaagtcccggaaatggatggcctcctgacaaaaggggggaggaccatgtccctccctggataatTATGAAgcacacggccgttgtgttggctgtaaacaccgagatacaacggcctcgcagctgccgctggaacccctggcacgccaggcggactactctcatttttggggcattgatgtggaatgccagctcccgagaagaccaaaggccttaagctcggaggtgaccatgagcactcgagcagagagatgacgtgtccgtcgtcaggggcagtgagggctggggcagatgaaaccgcatccctacccacaccagggagggagttagccaccactctagggagcctaaggtgctcgagggaacggtgactaccatgaccattggctccctgtccgggtggtacgccgaggtgagccggacttggagaggacggaggcggagcttggcatgtttggttacaaacttgcgggcaaccatggacccaggagactgagataagtacgagccgaggtcgttgggaaagcctgcagacctcagat is a window of Gopherus evgoodei ecotype Sinaloan lineage unplaced genomic scaffold, rGopEvg1_v1.p scaffold_340_arrow_ctg1, whole genome shotgun sequence DNA encoding:
- the TLCD3B gene encoding ceramide synthase encodes the protein HWLTSAYTQFAVPYFIYDIYAMFLCHWHKYRVKGHEGAGPRSLRTVTCAFLHKEFLMVLHHLCMVLVCFPVSVLWRQGKGDFFLGCMLMAELSTPFVCLGKVLILYKRQHTLLHKVNGLLMLVTFFCCRILLFPYMYWAYGRHAGLPLHRVPLALPPACNLGAALLLAPQLYWFGLICRGAARLFRRARPKDTTAAALRNGHGPGGRALD